One Alphaproteobacteria bacterium DNA segment encodes these proteins:
- a CDS encoding glycerophosphoryl diester phosphodiesterase, producing MTSLVIPRVIGHRGAKAYAPENTLSSIHAAADLGCEWVEVDVKLSKDSEAIIFHDEELLRCTGVNGLVKDFTLAELREMDAGSWYGESFLNERIPTLEELLNTVLERGMGVNLEIKPCPGREKETAEVMLDVATRIWPDDAPPPLVSSFQNVSLETAMDMMEEWPRGFLMDEHMDNWREMAEYLQAATININGNTVTRDQIEEYMEYQKPILAYTINDQMKAKELVRWGVDAVFSDNPDTIMEILSPKH from the coding sequence ATGACCTCCCTCGTCATCCCCCGCGTTATCGGCCATCGTGGCGCGAAGGCTTATGCACCGGAAAATACGCTGTCCAGCATCCATGCCGCCGCCGATCTTGGCTGCGAATGGGTGGAGGTGGATGTGAAACTGTCGAAGGACAGCGAAGCGATTATTTTCCATGACGAAGAACTGCTGCGCTGCACCGGCGTCAACGGTTTGGTGAAAGATTTCACGCTGGCGGAACTGCGCGAGATGGATGCGGGATCATGGTACGGCGAAAGCTTTTTGAACGAACGCATCCCGACGCTGGAGGAACTGCTCAATACCGTGCTGGAACGCGGCATGGGCGTGAACCTTGAAATCAAGCCCTGCCCCGGTCGCGAAAAAGAAACCGCCGAAGTGATGCTGGATGTGGCGACGCGCATCTGGCCGGATGATGCGCCCCCGCCCCTTGTCTCCAGCTTTCAAAATGTCAGCCTTGAAACGGCGATGGACATGATGGAGGAATGGCCGCGCGGTTTCCTGATGGACGAACACATGGACAATTGGCGCGAAATGGCCGAATACCTGCAGGCCGCCACGATCAACATCAACGGCAACACCGTCACCCGCGACCAGATCGAGGAGTATATGGAGTACCAGAAACCCATCCTCGCCTATACCATCAACGACCAGATGAAGGCCAAGGAACTGGTGCGCTGGGGCGTAGATGCCGTATTCTCCGACAACCCCGACACCATCATGGAAATTCTGTCGCCGAAGCATTGA
- a CDS encoding LPS-assembly protein LptD encodes MSQLSLTSLGKSVAQRVAMLGVFLMLGATAVAAQEIKTSDLPVKFNSKALSHDDEKQTVTAQGDVELVQGNQILRADKMVYHLDTDTVEAIGNVSLLDDEGNVSFAEYVSLNKSMKDGFVHSLLSLLADGSRFTASEARRENGTKMTLTDASYTPCKVCETDPKPLWQIKADKVIHDETDHSVKYKNARLEFAGVPLAFAPIFSHADPSVKRKSGFLRPSYGYSSEQGAHAEAGYYFGDIRPDIDATVKVRPTSQAGVLVMGELRKRFEHGRMQFDGSFANSDRHEEDGRIEEDRLRGHIFANGLYEIDEKWRAGFNIQRASDKEYLRLYDITHQDVLESRAYAERFSGRDYTNISAFNFQDVRLGLRPEQPDILPSLEHRSLGEPGGLFGGRWTAGLSTLELRRSGTDQDVQRGSVDLGWERRDVSRAGFITRVNLSGRGDFYAVQDSNAAVLNPALDSSTQQGRGMAVASFDVSYPMVKRVEKAQVMIEPQIGISASPQTDDTPLEIPNEDSIDIQLDTNNLFSDNRFPGIDRVEDGARVNYGIRAGLYGDNGRYGKIFIGQSYRLDDDVIFPVGSGLQDKASDVVGQINASVSKYLSGDYRFQMDNRSLVIHRHEFQAHLGNDMVSVNGKYIFIDPTAGTGFTESRQQALLDGVYYFRPNWWLNAGALADMGEEPGLRKATLGVNYADECFSFSLQGARSLITEASGENGTVLMMRVGLKNLGEFSAPGIRLTKGSEEE; translated from the coding sequence TTGTCACAGCTAAGCCTTACATCACTGGGTAAGTCCGTCGCGCAGCGCGTGGCGATGCTGGGCGTTTTCCTGATGCTGGGCGCAACCGCCGTTGCCGCACAGGAAATAAAAACCAGCGACCTACCGGTCAAGTTTAATTCCAAAGCGCTGTCGCATGACGATGAAAAACAAACCGTCACCGCGCAGGGCGATGTGGAACTCGTGCAGGGCAACCAGATCCTGCGCGCCGATAAAATGGTTTATCACCTGGATACCGATACGGTCGAGGCGATCGGCAACGTGTCGCTGCTCGACGACGAAGGCAATGTCAGCTTCGCCGAATATGTGTCGCTAAACAAAAGCATGAAGGACGGCTTCGTCCACAGCCTGCTGTCGCTGCTGGCCGACGGGTCGCGCTTCACGGCATCCGAAGCGCGCCGCGAAAACGGCACGAAGATGACGCTGACCGACGCGTCCTATACGCCTTGCAAAGTCTGCGAAACAGACCCGAAGCCGCTGTGGCAGATCAAGGCCGACAAAGTCATCCACGACGAAACCGACCATTCGGTAAAGTACAAAAACGCGCGCCTTGAATTTGCGGGCGTGCCGCTGGCCTTCGCGCCGATCTTTTCCCATGCCGATCCGTCGGTGAAGCGCAAAAGCGGTTTCCTGCGCCCGTCCTACGGCTACAGCAGCGAACAGGGCGCGCATGCGGAGGCGGGCTATTACTTCGGCGACATCCGCCCCGATATCGATGCCACGGTGAAGGTGCGCCCCACATCTCAGGCCGGCGTGCTGGTGATGGGCGAGCTGCGCAAGCGCTTCGAGCATGGCCGTATGCAGTTTGACGGCAGCTTTGCCAATTCCGACCGCCACGAAGAAGACGGCCGCATCGAGGAAGACCGGCTGCGCGGCCATATCTTCGCCAACGGCCTGTATGAAATCGACGAGAAATGGCGCGCGGGATTCAATATCCAGCGCGCATCCGACAAGGAATACCTGCGCCTTTACGACATCACGCATCAGGACGTGCTGGAAAGCCGTGCCTATGCCGAGCGCTTTTCGGGCCGTGATTACACCAACATTTCCGCGTTCAACTTTCAGGACGTGCGTCTGGGTCTGCGTCCCGAACAGCCGGATATTTTGCCAAGCCTCGAGCATCGCAGCCTTGGCGAGCCGGGCGGCCTGTTCGGCGGGCGCTGGACGGCGGGTCTTTCGACGCTGGAACTGCGCCGCTCCGGCACCGACCAGGATGTGCAGCGCGGGTCGGTCGATCTGGGCTGGGAACGCCGCGACGTATCGCGCGCCGGTTTTATCACGCGCGTGAACCTGTCCGGCCGCGGCGATTTTTACGCCGTGCAGGACAGCAACGCCGCCGTGCTGAACCCCGCACTGGACAGCAGCACGCAGCAGGGACGCGGCATGGCGGTTGCCAGCTTTGATGTTTCCTATCCGATGGTGAAGCGCGTCGAAAAAGCGCAGGTGATGATCGAGCCGCAGATCGGGATCAGCGCCAGCCCGCAGACGGACGACACGCCGCTTGAAATCCCGAACGAGGACAGCATCGACATCCAGCTGGATACCAACAACCTGTTCTCCGACAACCGCTTCCCGGGCATCGACCGGGTGGAGGACGGCGCGCGCGTCAATTACGGCATCCGTGCGGGGCTGTATGGCGACAACGGCAGGTACGGCAAGATTTTCATCGGCCAAAGCTATCGCCTTGATGACGATGTGATCTTCCCCGTGGGTTCCGGCCTTCAGGATAAAGCATCCGATGTCGTCGGGCAGATCAACGCCAGCGTATCGAAATACCTGAGCGGCGATTACCGCTTCCAGATGGATAACCGCAGCCTTGTGATCCACCGCCACGAATTCCAGGCGCATCTGGGCAACGATATGGTTTCCGTCAACGGAAAATATATTTTCATTGACCCCACGGCGGGCACGGGCTTCACTGAGTCCCGCCAGCAGGCATTGTTGGACGGCGTGTATTATTTCCGCCCCAACTGGTGGCTGAACGCGGGCGCGCTGGCCGATATGGGCGAGGAGCCCGGTTTACGCAAGGCGACGCTGGGCGTCAACTATGCCGATGAATGTTTTTCCTTCTCGTTGCAGGGCGCGCGCAGCCTGATTACGGAAGCATCCGGCGAAAACGGCACCGTGCTGATGATGCGTGTGGGACTTAAAAATCTGGGCGAATTCAGCGCGCCCGGCATACGCCTGACAAAAGGCAGCGAAGAGGAGTGA